In Alicyclobacillus macrosporangiidus CPP55, a single window of DNA contains:
- a CDS encoding DMT family transporter, whose protein sequence is MNRGFVYLALATLGWSGNYIAGRYLAGAMPALFLNGVRWAISALILLAIARLTRRRVGLRRHARELFLLGLVGMFLFSSLTYIGLRSVPASQAGLISGTSPMFILLLGVAALRERPGWTAWIGVLLSMAGVAILMGVAGSPGDAAHGGGGGGWLSQGPLVLLLASFTWAVYTVLGKRWGGRITPFEVTAGAAVYGAIPSLAFGIWSLRGQTLHMTPMAWVALGYVSTVASVAAYFVWTSGVERVGAGRAAPWMNLLPVWSVVLGVLLLHERLTVRALTGGAVILAGALLTGVRSGRHPPGEAVSEGPGM, encoded by the coding sequence ATGAACCGGGGATTTGTGTACCTGGCGTTGGCGACGCTAGGATGGAGCGGAAACTATATCGCAGGAAGGTACCTGGCGGGGGCGATGCCGGCGCTTTTCCTCAACGGGGTGCGCTGGGCGATATCGGCCCTGATCCTGCTTGCGATCGCGCGGCTGACCCGCCGGCGGGTGGGGTTGCGCCGCCATGCCCGGGAACTGTTTCTCCTCGGCCTGGTCGGGATGTTCCTGTTCTCCTCGCTGACCTATATCGGTCTGCGCAGCGTCCCGGCGTCGCAGGCGGGTCTCATCAGCGGGACGTCGCCGATGTTCATCCTCCTGCTCGGGGTCGCTGCCCTGCGCGAGCGGCCCGGCTGGACGGCGTGGATCGGGGTGCTCCTGTCGATGGCGGGTGTCGCCATCTTGATGGGGGTTGCCGGATCGCCGGGCGACGCGGCGCACGGGGGCGGCGGTGGCGGCTGGCTCAGCCAAGGGCCATTGGTCCTGTTGCTTGCGTCCTTCACGTGGGCGGTGTATACCGTCCTCGGGAAGCGCTGGGGCGGCCGGATCACCCCGTTTGAGGTTACCGCCGGCGCCGCCGTGTATGGCGCCATCCCCAGCCTCGCCTTTGGAATCTGGTCGCTGCGCGGCCAGACGCTGCACATGACGCCGATGGCGTGGGTGGCCTTGGGGTACGTCAGCACCGTGGCGTCGGTGGCTGCGTACTTCGTGTGGACGAGCGGGGTGGAGCGCGTCGGGGCGGGCCGCGCCGCACCGTGGATGAACCTGCTGCCGGTGTGGAGCGTCGTCCTCGGTGTCCTGCTGCTGCACGAGCGCCTCACCGTGCGAGCACTCACCGGCGGCGCCGTGATCCTGGCCGGGGCCCTGTTGACCGGGGTGCGGAGCGGAAGGCATCCGCCCGGCGAGGCTGTGTCCGAAGGGCCAGGCATGTAG
- a CDS encoding CDGSH iron-sulfur domain-containing protein, whose amino-acid sequence MSEVIIRVRDNGSYRVEGPVKLLDAEGNEFEHKESFSLCRCGQSNNKPFCDGTHKTVGFQDACRAK is encoded by the coding sequence ATGTCGGAGGTCATCATTCGGGTCCGCGACAACGGGTCGTACCGCGTGGAAGGGCCGGTGAAGCTGCTCGACGCAGAGGGCAACGAGTTCGAGCACAAGGAGTCGTTCTCGCTGTGCCGGTGCGGACAATCGAACAACAAGCCGTTTTGCGACGGCACGCACAAGACCGTAGGGTTTCAGGACGCGTGCCGGGCGAAGTGA
- the pcp gene encoding pyroglutamyl-peptidase I, which yields MDKRVLMTGFDPFGGETINPAWEAVRRLDGRALDGGWTIVAQQVPTVFDRSIAVLREAIGRVQPQVVICVGQAGGRTQITPERVAINVNDARIPDNAGQQPIDTPVVPGGPAAYFTKLPIKRIVTALREAGIPAAVSNTAGTYVCNHIFYGLMHLIATEHPQVRGGFVHIPYLPEQVTGKAEPSMALELIVRGLERVAAVSAAAYDAGSEADLAVTAGQEC from the coding sequence ATGGATAAGCGCGTTTTGATGACCGGATTCGATCCGTTCGGCGGCGAGACGATCAACCCCGCCTGGGAAGCGGTGCGCCGATTGGACGGCCGCGCGCTGGACGGCGGGTGGACCATCGTCGCCCAGCAGGTGCCGACGGTGTTTGACCGATCCATCGCCGTATTGCGCGAGGCCATTGGGCGGGTGCAGCCCCAAGTGGTCATCTGCGTCGGGCAGGCCGGCGGGCGCACGCAGATCACCCCGGAGCGAGTGGCCATCAACGTGAACGACGCCCGTATCCCGGACAACGCCGGACAGCAGCCCATCGACACGCCGGTGGTCCCTGGCGGGCCGGCGGCTTACTTCACGAAGCTGCCTATTAAGCGGATCGTCACCGCCCTGCGGGAAGCAGGCATTCCGGCCGCCGTATCGAACACCGCCGGGACGTACGTGTGTAACCACATCTTCTACGGACTCATGCACCTGATTGCCACCGAGCACCCACAGGTGCGCGGCGGGTTTGTTCACATTCCGTATCTGCCCGAGCAGGTCACCGGAAAGGCGGAGCCCAGCATGGCGCTGGAACTCATCGTCCGCGGCCTGGAGCGGGTTGCCGCCGTGAGCGCGGCGGCGTACGACGCGGGCAGCGAGGCGGATCTGGCGGTGACGGCCGGGCAGGAGTGCTAG
- a CDS encoding indolepyruvate ferredoxin oxidoreductase subunit alpha — MAFVITSPCIGEKAAECVEVCPVDAIHDGGDTYLINPDVCIDCGACEPVCPVSAIFQEDFVPDEEKEWIAINRDFFRNAG; from the coding sequence ATGGCATTCGTCATCACATCCCCGTGCATCGGCGAGAAAGCCGCGGAATGCGTCGAGGTCTGCCCGGTCGACGCGATTCACGACGGCGGCGACACCTACCTCATCAACCCGGATGTGTGCATCGACTGCGGTGCTTGCGAACCGGTGTGCCCGGTGTCGGCCATCTTCCAGGAGGACTTCGTCCCGGACGAGGAGAAGGAATGGATTGCCATCAACCGGGACTTCTTCCGCAACGCCGGTTGA
- a CDS encoding amidohydrolase, with protein MADRILITNGRVLSPTGEWVDGQDIVIEGGKVQAVMRGAGRPAGAQVIDASGKWVSPGLIDVHTHLGVHELGVGREGADFNETSSPVTPEVRAIDGINPFDTGFQDAVRAGVTTVQVMPGSANVIGGEMAVLKTHGRVVDEMVVRAPSGMKAAFGENPKRVYGGKDKAPVTRMGVAALFRQQLMKAQDYLRQREQGQVATRDLGLENLAKVLRGEIPLRVHAHRADDIATVLRLAREFGVTLTIEHCTEGHLIADRIAEAGVRVSVGPTMSARSKVELANKGWHTVAALARAGVPVSITTDHPVVAIDYLLTAVVHAVRHGLDERTAWQAVTINAAHHLGVADRVGSLEAGKDADVVIWSGDPLDLRNRVEVTIIDGVVVYRAQ; from the coding sequence ATGGCGGATCGGATCCTCATCACCAACGGTCGCGTCCTCAGCCCCACCGGGGAGTGGGTGGACGGGCAAGACATCGTGATCGAAGGCGGGAAGGTCCAGGCGGTGATGCGAGGCGCCGGGCGCCCGGCGGGGGCGCAGGTCATCGATGCCAGCGGAAAGTGGGTGAGCCCGGGGCTGATCGACGTGCACACCCACCTGGGCGTGCACGAACTGGGCGTGGGCCGCGAGGGGGCCGACTTCAACGAGACGAGCAGTCCGGTGACGCCGGAGGTGCGGGCCATCGACGGCATCAACCCGTTTGACACGGGATTCCAGGACGCCGTTCGGGCCGGCGTGACGACGGTACAGGTGATGCCCGGCAGCGCCAACGTGATCGGCGGCGAGATGGCCGTCCTCAAGACGCACGGGCGCGTCGTCGATGAGATGGTGGTGCGTGCGCCGTCGGGCATGAAGGCGGCGTTTGGCGAGAACCCGAAGCGGGTATACGGGGGCAAGGACAAGGCGCCGGTGACGCGCATGGGCGTCGCGGCCCTGTTCCGCCAGCAGCTCATGAAAGCCCAGGACTATCTGCGCCAGCGGGAGCAGGGTCAGGTGGCGACGCGCGATCTCGGCCTGGAGAACCTGGCCAAGGTTCTGCGCGGAGAGATCCCGCTGCGGGTGCACGCGCACCGCGCCGACGACATCGCGACCGTGCTGCGGTTGGCACGGGAGTTCGGCGTGACCCTCACCATTGAGCACTGCACGGAGGGACATCTCATCGCGGACCGCATCGCCGAAGCGGGCGTGCGGGTGTCGGTCGGTCCGACCATGTCCGCGCGTTCCAAGGTGGAGCTGGCGAACAAGGGCTGGCACACGGTGGCGGCCCTGGCGCGCGCGGGGGTTCCGGTGTCCATCACCACGGATCACCCCGTGGTCGCCATCGATTACCTGCTCACGGCTGTGGTGCACGCGGTGCGCCACGGTCTCGACGAGCGGACGGCATGGCAGGCGGTCACCATCAACGCCGCGCATCACCTCGGGGTCGCCGACCGGGTCGGGTCTCTGGAGGCCGGCAAGGATGCGGACGTGGTGATTTGGTCCGGCGATCCGCTGGATCTGCGCAACCGGGTAGAGGTGACCATCATCGACGGAGTGGTGGTGTACCGGGCGCAGTGA
- a CDS encoding prenyltransferase/squalene oxidase repeat-containing protein translates to MQYDALLQVLAQGIEALMERQRADGAFDFCCEVNPLPDAMMALCLRLMGAQTDTAGPSACTPGHAPVAPIVHTPVVWSASSPVDPLADALCRRIESLQDEDGAWRAYPDQPDNPSATALAYATLLLCGRAPDDPAMQRARDYLVRHGGLDAASHMTKILLATAGQYPWNRLPGEHIDFALLGPGAPLSLYDFSSYARVHMPSFMILRHLRHRFPVPPHPGIVSLLAPPRDLPALRTRFRHTRAIQRCRVWILDRLEPNGTLASYVTATVLAVFALAAVGDERDVPVIQRALEGMREMVRPLDGTLHQQVFTSTVWDTALALHALISARDALRSAGRPGSVPADHADPVEEAHLRRAAQYLASRQQDLPSDWCVHAPSVQPGGWGFSDVNTRYPDVDDTAAAVQALYPYRRDVWPVWKQGVRWLIGMQNEDGGWGAFERDSGKRWLERLPINDMGQAMTDPSSADLTGRVIEALSSTHVPARRAIARGVQWLRGAQREDGSWRGRWGICFLYGTWAAVSGLAAAGVPRDDPALRRAAAWLCSVQHADGGFGESCRSDEVDTFVDLAASTPTQTAWGLMALLAAVGPEAPETRRAAAALMDMAQPGGGWGEAYPTGAGIAGQAYIRYHSYPMVWPLLALARYAAQRPAP, encoded by the coding sequence ATGCAATACGACGCGCTCCTGCAGGTTCTCGCGCAAGGGATAGAGGCGCTGATGGAACGTCAACGCGCGGACGGCGCGTTCGACTTTTGCTGCGAGGTGAACCCGCTGCCCGACGCCATGATGGCGCTGTGCTTGCGCCTCATGGGGGCCCAGACGGACACTGCGGGCCCCTCCGCCTGCACGCCTGGCCACGCACCGGTCGCTCCCATCGTCCACACGCCGGTCGTCTGGTCGGCCTCGTCGCCTGTCGATCCGCTGGCCGACGCCCTCTGCCGGCGGATTGAATCCCTCCAGGACGAAGACGGGGCATGGCGCGCCTACCCCGATCAGCCCGACAATCCATCGGCGACTGCGCTCGCCTACGCCACCCTGCTGCTCTGTGGACGCGCGCCGGACGACCCGGCCATGCAGCGGGCCCGCGACTACTTGGTGCGGCACGGCGGGCTCGACGCCGCGTCGCACATGACGAAGATCTTGCTCGCCACGGCGGGCCAGTACCCGTGGAACCGGCTGCCCGGCGAGCACATCGACTTCGCGCTGCTCGGGCCCGGCGCCCCACTGTCCCTGTATGACTTCTCCAGCTATGCGCGAGTGCACATGCCTTCCTTCATGATCCTGCGCCACCTGCGGCACCGCTTCCCCGTCCCGCCGCACCCCGGGATCGTCTCACTGCTGGCTCCGCCGCGCGACCTGCCGGCGCTCCGCACCCGCTTCCGGCACACGCGGGCCATCCAGCGCTGCCGCGTCTGGATCCTGGACCGGCTGGAGCCGAACGGCACCTTGGCCAGCTACGTCACCGCCACCGTGCTCGCCGTATTCGCGCTGGCCGCTGTGGGGGACGAGCGGGATGTCCCCGTCATCCAGCGGGCTCTGGAGGGCATGCGGGAGATGGTCCGGCCGCTGGACGGGACGCTCCACCAGCAGGTGTTCACCTCCACCGTCTGGGACACCGCCCTCGCCCTGCATGCGCTCATATCCGCCCGGGATGCCCTCCGCTCCGCTGGCCGTCCCGGCTCGGTTCCGGCAGACCATGCAGATCCTGTGGAGGAAGCCCATCTTCGGCGGGCCGCGCAGTATCTCGCGTCGCGCCAACAGGACCTTCCCTCCGACTGGTGCGTGCATGCGCCATCCGTGCAGCCGGGTGGCTGGGGTTTTTCCGATGTCAACACCAGGTACCCCGACGTTGACGACACGGCCGCCGCCGTACAGGCGCTGTATCCCTACCGCCGCGATGTGTGGCCGGTGTGGAAGCAGGGCGTACGATGGCTCATCGGGATGCAGAACGAGGACGGCGGTTGGGGCGCGTTCGAGCGGGATTCCGGGAAGCGCTGGCTGGAGCGGCTGCCCATCAACGACATGGGCCAGGCGATGACCGATCCGTCCAGCGCCGACCTGACCGGCCGGGTGATCGAAGCGCTTTCGTCGACGCATGTGCCTGCTCGGCGGGCCATCGCGCGCGGCGTGCAGTGGTTGCGGGGGGCGCAGCGCGAGGACGGATCGTGGCGCGGGCGGTGGGGCATCTGCTTTCTGTACGGCACATGGGCCGCCGTCTCGGGCCTGGCGGCCGCCGGTGTGCCGCGGGACGATCCCGCCCTGCGGCGGGCCGCCGCGTGGTTGTGCAGCGTCCAGCACGCCGACGGCGGATTCGGGGAGTCGTGCCGGAGCGATGAGGTGGACACATTCGTCGATCTCGCCGCCAGCACGCCCACCCAGACGGCCTGGGGGCTGATGGCCCTCCTGGCGGCCGTCGGGCCGGAGGCGCCGGAGACCCGCCGCGCGGCCGCCGCCCTGATGGACATGGCCCAACCCGGCGGCGGGTGGGGGGAGGCGTATCCCACCGGGGCCGGGATCGCCGGCCAGGCCTACATCCGCTATCACAGCTATCCGATGGTGTGGCCGCTCCTGGCCCTCGCCCGGTACGCCGCCCAACGTCCGGCGCCATGA